One Rouxiella sp. S1S-2 genomic window, CAGATACTGACTTACCGTTGCCTGCGTACTAAACCCGAGCGCATCTGCCGCCTTTTCTTGAGTAAGGCGCAATTCAACTTTCTTTTTGTTCCAAATAGCGTGCAGACGAGCCGCATTATCAGGAAGTTTATCTGGGATATTTTCGTTCATGAGTCCATTTTATTGGTAACGCTAATAAACGACAAAGCGTAATACGCTTGACTATAAATATTCGCAACACTAATATTTAGGCGACCAAACAAAGGAGTTGTCATGAAGCTTAAAGAATATCTAAGAGTTAACAAAATCCCTCAGCACAAGTTTGCTCTCACCGTTGGACGTTCACAAGGATATATAAGCCAAGTTTTATCTGGACGATACATTCTGCGTGGCAAGGTTGCTCGTCAGTGGTCAGAGGCCACGGCTTTTCAGGTTACCCCGCATGATCTTAATGCGGAAGATTACCCAAACCTTACGGACGGGATCCCTCCCGATCGGCTGTCAAACGTCACTGCTGCCTAAGTTTCGATAAATGGAAACCAAACACCATCACCTTCTTGAATCGGCCAAAGTCGTGAAGAGACAGGCCAAACTGTGCGCACATATCCAATAGCGTGAGGTATGACCAATGAAAAGACTTCGATGCATCGGCGGTAAATTTTGTTACGGCAGTATGCCGATCAACAAGACATCAATGCGCGCCGTTATTCGCAAAATAGCCAAACGTCGCATCAACCAGCAGTTGGCGCGACAGGTGAAGGCTTTCCACATCATTTCAAATAATCAGGGCTGGTAATCATGGCAGCACCTCTCCCTATGCGGCTGGATTAACAGGAGTATTTATGCGTGATTTTGCGAAGATATCACCCACATTTTGGATGGGAAGCACTCAGAAAAAAATCAGGGAATTGGGTTCCGAGGCTTTAGTGGTGTCTCTCTATCTCATGACTTGCCCGCACTCCAACATGATCGGGCTTTATTATCTGCCGATTATCTATCTGGCCCATGAAACTGGTCTGGGCGTTGAAGGGGCTAAGGAGGGGCTTGCAAGAGCTGAAAGTGTCGGTTTCTGCCGTTATGACCCTGAATCTGAGATGGTGTGGATCCCAGGTATGGCGCATAGCCAAATTGGCAGGTGCTTAAAGGCCACGGATAAGCAGTGCAAAGGTGTTCAAAATACCTATGACTTATTGCCTGACAACCCCTATCTATCGGACTTTTTCCTGATGTATCGGGATGATTATCATCTACACAACCGGCGATATTTTACCTGCGAAAATCCCAAGGCACCTGGAGGGGCTTCTGAGGGGCTTGCAAGCAAGGAGAACGAGAAGGAGCAGGAGAAAGAGAATAAAACCCCACACAGCGCGCGAGAAGAATTTTTGCCGGCTTCGTTAGATGTTCAAATTGCGGATAATTTTTTGAACGAGTCATCCCCAATGACTATCGAGATCGGCGATCCCGCAGACTTTCCCATGACCGGTAACTGGTTACCCCAGAAGGATTTTTTGCACCGAGTATCTGGCTATGTAGCCGATGAGTTACTGAATTTTGTGATGTTCTGGCAGGCCGGTGGCAAAGTTTTTAATCAGGCACAGTGGGAGCAGAAGTTCGAACGCAGCATCATGAATTATCGTAAGCAGTCGACCAGAAATTTACGACAAAAAACAGGAGGTTTATATGCAAAAGCAACCGCAGGATGCGCATTTGTCAGCAATGCTGTCCGACAGGTCAGGGCCGCACGAAACGCCGAACGTATCCGACAGGGCTTGGTTGTTCTGGGAGACTATGGCGACGATTTATGCCAATCGCTGGTTGGCAAAAAATGGGGCAGCACCCACATCGCTCTGGATAGCCAAGGTGTCGCAGTGTTCTGACGATCAATTGGCGTTCTCGACCAAGCGCTGCATGGACCGCTGTTCGGCTGGAGAGCATTGGCCGCCAGATTTGGCAGAATTTAGCGCTATCGCCGGTGAGTACTCCGTCAACCCGCTAGGGCTGGGCGTGGAGGAGGTGATGACTGAATATTGGCGCTACATCAAACACTACTGGAAATACGACACCGCTGAAGATTTTCCCTGGGCTCATCCTGTCTATTATCAAGTCTGCACACTAATGCGACGGGAAGGGGCCAAACGCCATTTATCACAGGCAGAACTCACCATACTGGCGAAGCGGCAGCTTGATAAATGGGTTAAGCACGTTGAAAAGGGTTTTTCTATACCGCCGGTTCGCACCATATTAAATGCGCCTGTACGACCCGTTGGCTCAACACCGGCGCAGCAGCTCGCAGCCGGTCAACGCTATGTGAAGTGAGAAGGGCGGACCAGCTTCTTTCCAAACTAAGTGGGTTATAAAATACACCGTTCCTATCCTCTTATGAGATAAGTTCGCTCGCGGTCATCGGCAAAGTACGGCGCAATGCTGAGCTGAATTTGTGCTAACGCTGATTCTGATATTTTAAGGGCTAGACTTATAAAGGTTAAACATTTTTAAAAACATTGATTTTAAATTATTAATTAAGATATTAGTATCTTGCTATAGTAATTTGTAAGTAAACCGTAAAGATAGAGAGGAATAATGAAGTATAAATCTGTGAAGTCTGTGTGCTTGGCAGCCTTTCTTATGGCCAGCCATAATGCTTTTGCTGAAGAAAGTGCCCTTCAAGAAGGCGGCAAACCTTTAAGTGTAGTTACCAGCGATGGTAAAGAAAGAACCATAAGTGATTGTAAGCAATTTACCTTTTTAAGATTGAATGATTTGAAAATATCAAAAATAAACGGGTTATCTGATCCGGACTGGATAGATGCTAAAAACTCCCTTACAGGTTGTTACATAGATTGGTACGTCAAGGAAAACAAACTAACTTTAGATAACACTGCCAAAACTCCAAACATCAAAGATGTGCTCTCACACTTTCCAGCAAGCGAGGCTTACTTTGTAAACAAAGATGAGCAGGCTAAAATTAAAAAAAATAGCTCCGGTAAGTCAATTCTCGAATATACACCTTCTCTAAAAATTAATGATAGGAAAATGATTTCTGATAAAGAAGGGGTAAGCTATAGTGTATGGTGGTTTGCAAGTTATAAAAATGAAAATGGCGATTTGGTCAGTTTTATAACCATTGGTTCTGGAGTAACTCAAGGTACTCAATCTATTTTGAAAAGTTACATAATAAAATCAACCCAAGGTAAAATCTGGGACGTCAAAGAATTAGATGAGAACTCACCAATTTGAAAATCAAGCCCCCATCTAATGGGGGCCATAATATTAACCCTTAGCGGCAGAAAGTAGCTGGTTTTTAGTAGCATCATTTCGTGCATCTTGAATTCCAGTTCTGTGAGATTCAGCTGCTGCAGTATTCCAATCTCGACGGTTTATGGCTGCATTGAAATTCGGAAACTCATTTTTTAAATTTGTAAGACCAAGGTTATAAATCATATCATGCAAAGCAACTTTGGCGTCTGCTGGGAAGTCACCATAGCCAGAGTACAAGCTCTCCAGTGCTGATTGATCGCTAATGGTACGAGTTATTAGTGACTGACCAATTTGATCATCATTAAGAACAATGCTGCTTGCGGCCCAAGCTGATCTTTTATTCTTAATAGTTGGATCATTGAAGACATCTTTCACATGTTGATATGCTGCTGCGACCTGATCATCACTCGCTGAAGTATAAGATATTTCGTCATCTCCATGTGCGTGGAAAGTATTCCTTTTACCGAATTTCATTTTTTTTGCATCATCTACATTAGACAGAAGAGTGCCAATACCCACGGTTACGTTGCCTTTAGTATCCGCATACATATTATGTACGAGCCCTTCCCACTTAATCGTGTTATCTACAATGCGTGCAAGTTCGTCAGAACCAATTCCTGCATTTGATGCTGCTTTATTGTAATTATTTAAATTTAAATATCCACCATGTGTTGTTCCTGGTTGTGCTGTGGCTGTGTTATTACCAGTACTTCCTGCTTTGTAGGAAGTACTTCCAAATTGACTTGGATCATAGTTAGTAATATCACCATAAGGTGTCTGACTCACACCCCAGCCATCACCTTGATTATCGTTAATACCACTCATTCTCATTTCCTTTTTAAAATTTAATTGAAGCTGATTAGTACACAGTAGAGATGCTGTGTTTATATACAGTAATTGTGGGGTGATTTATTTGCAAGGTTTATTTAGATTTTTATAACTAACTAAAATTAGCTTGCTGGTATTCAGTGTTAGACCGTTTCAAAACGTGATGCTTACATAAGAAGCAAGCATGAAGGTTTTATGATTAATTCATTGATTTTATTATTAAATGAGTGAATTTTTTAACGAGAGGTTGAGAGGGTTTCTCTTAGCGGGAAAAATTGTTGTTACTCAGTCACGGGCCAATGTGGTGTCTGGAGAATTGATGTTATAGAAAAGTTTACATTTGAGTGAAAATCAATCGCAAGAGAGTGGTTATACATAGTCAATAATTTGCGATATCTTTTTCACATTTTTTAATAGTCACAAGCTGTAATTTCTCGATTTTCATTTATCGATATGTTGTAAGACGACATATACATATGTAGGAGTGGTTAAACTAAATCTATTAATTATATGCATTTGTATTTGATTTATTTTTGGCTAATTGTTGAACATGTGCGGGCAGGGATGCAACAAGGGATTGCACGTTAAAACAAGTTGAAACAAGGGGTTGGGATGAAAGGTTATATACCTATCAAAGGAGTGAAATTTGCTTTGCCTGAAAACGGGCGGGTACTGGTTTTTATTGAAAATGGGAAAATGTCGAGCGCAGAATTATTACGCCCCGACCAGCATGTCGCAAGTCTGGCTGTATTGCTCGAACTAGCAGGTCAGGCCGGATATCGTGTCACAAAGCCTGAATTAGATTAACGACAAAACTAAGTGAGGCGTTATAGTGTCGTTGTCAGCCTGAACAACTGATAACCCTTGAAACCGCTGTGTCTCCTTCAAAAATTGAGGTGAGAATGACACAGCTATCTACGAACAAAACAGCCCCTGTAGTATCGATGCCCGCTAATTGTAATGCTTGGGTATTAGCGTGCCTGACAATTGCTTCCTTCGAATATACCAAACAGTATGCTGGCGAACAGCTGCTGGCGGTGCTGCTATGACTCGCTTAATAGATGAGGGAAGGGATATACATACCCTTTTGGAACTTTGGGGAGCTTGGGCAGCCAGTGATAACAGCGGGCTGGATTTCTCCAACGTTGCGGCCGGATTTAGAGGTCTGCTGCCGTCGACGTCAAAGACTCGGATGCAGTGTAATGACGATGAAGGGATTTTGATCGACGGCTGCGTGGCGCGTTTAAAACAGCACAGGCCAAAGGAGTATGAGTTGGTGGTGCTGCACTTTGTCTATGGGGTGTCGTTGAGAGCAATAGCTAAAAGGCGGAAGTGTTCTGATGGGACGGTTAGGAAGGATATGGGGATGGCTGAGGGGTTTATTGAAGGTAGAATTTTGTCGTAACTATTGTACTTCGCCACTAGCCATTAATAGCAGCGAAGTTTCAAATTTATTTATTGTAATATTTAATTTTTTAAATATTTAAAACATTAGGTATACGGGGTTTTTTCGGGGTATTTATACTATCTTCATCGCTGCTTTCAATATATTCTGTGAGGAATGTGTTATCTTTTAAATATTTTTTTACTTCATGTATGTTCATTATAAATGAATTGCTGATGTAATCTTCATCACTACTCTCAGTAGTATTGGTTCTGATTGTGCTTGGGGAAATTTGGTCTTGATCTGATGCTTCATTTACTTTGGTTATTGTTGTCCAATTTTTGAGTGTGGCTGAGTCATCATCACTGGATTCAATTGTAAATGTGCGAGAAGTATGTCCCATGCTTAAAAGTGCACCGTGATTTATTTCTATCTTTTCAATTGTCTCGCTATATAGCATAATATAAGGTTTCATTTTGCATCTCCTGATATAAACTGTTGGTTGGATAATTGCTGTGAGACTCTATAATAATGTTATTTCCTGAGTTACTAGGTTTTACTACTTGTGGTATATAGGAAAGCGACAGCGTGATTATACCAATCACAATTATTCTATACATATACTTTTCTGAGTTTTTTAGTATACCTACAAAATACTCTGTATCATTTTTACTTGCTGTCCAATCTCTATACAATGACTTTGCTAGCGCATCTGATCCACTGTCTGTCCTTAAGTCTTTAAATGAAGATCTGTGAAAACTATTTACGGAAAGTCCTTTTTTTATGAAAAAAGCTAAAGAAATATTGTCAAATATTATAATTAAAATCAAATAATAATAAATTGTTTGAATTATCAAAAATTCGCAATTGAAATTTACAGTAAATAAATAAGTAATTACACCAAAAAAAGCCAGCATAATAGTTAAATAATAGGATATCCTATTATATACATTGCTTATCGAATCATTGCATTCAGAAATACGCTGAGTGAGGAAGGCCTCTTGTTGATTTAATTGATTTAGTTCTAACTTTGATGATACATTTTGTTCGTATTGTTTAACAAGAGTATCAATGCATTGACTACCAATTCTTTTTTGAATCGAATCAAATTTTAAACTATAAAAAAATTTAAAATTTTTCCTTGAAAAGACAGTCGTCCCTATTATTTTATAGGTGAGAAAATATAATATCTTCTCACCTAGCGGGATTTGTAGGAATGATATTCGGAAGTCCCTAAAATTATTTTTCCCATCAACTGTATCAAAGTTCATATCATGTGATACATGCAGTAGCAGCGAGCAATTAAAAATTTTCGCTAAGAAATAAAGAGATTTATTAATCATTTAAATATCTCAATATTGATTTTGATATTTGCAAGTCAGTTTCTTGCTCAAGCCAAGCCCATTGTCCATTTGCATTCATTTCTAAAAAAAACCACTCACATTGGGATATTATAAAATCGAAACAACCAAATTTCAATCCATAATTATCCATGTAATTTAAACATTTTTCTTTGATACTTTGCGGTAATTTATATTTTGAGTATGAAATGATATTATCTTTTTTTCTCCAATCAATCTTGTTCTCTGATTCTATCTTAACTGTGAAGTCCTCTTGGTCAACGAAAGTAGCTCTAATTTCGAAATCCTTGGTTGTATATTCTTGAAAATAACTTGGCGAGAATTTTAAAAAATTCGTACATTTACTCTTATCATAAATATTTGTTTGCACGTATTCTTTCTCATATTGACTTTCAATCAAACCAGAAGATAAAGGTTTGACAATTGCTGTTTCAAACCCGCTTATAGCGATACTTTCATGATTATTTGTTATCAGGTAGTTAGGTATGTTAAAACCATAAGACTCTGCGACTCTTGTTTGTAATATTTTATTGTCAGCCCTTCTCATTAGCGAGGGTTTAGATAAACATCTTCGCTCAAAAGATTCAACAATCCCATCTATTAAAGAGAAAACCTCTCTGAAGCAATGCGTCCAATATTTATAGTCAATTTTTTTATCAAGATCTTCAGGTGTAGGTTTTCTATAATATATTGATTGGCAATTTGACTCCCTAAGTATTCCATTATTTTTTGATGAAATCACAAAACCTTCTCTTGTAAAAGAAATTTTGTAATCAGAAAAAAAGTCTACATTTAGTTTGTAAAAATTGTTTACTCCATGTTTATTAACTATATAGTCGATAGTTTTGTCAAAGCTTGATGTTACTACAAGTATCATTTTGCTCTCCTTTGCAGTATTTTTATAACTTTATATTACAAAAATCCTAACGCGTACGCAAAACATCTTGTAACCTGTTAAGAGTGGTCACTTAACACGGTGCTTACGAAATCCCAACCCTGATCAGTGGGAGTGTTGTTGTTAGTACCAAAAAAAACCCTTTCTCTTACGAGTCAGGGCTTTTTTGTATGTGGAAATAGGCGGCAGTATCCGCGCCTCAACATCGACCTCTCAAGACGCTTACGTGAGCACAAGCAACCTAAAACTCCCTGCTACACACCCGCACCGGATGATACCTATCCAAAAGGCCACTTCCGATCTATGAAAAGTACTTTAAATTCAGATGGTTTTAATCTATTTAACGCCGATTCACTTCAATTTATTCAGACCTTACCCGACAACTGTATCGACCTGATCGCCACTGACCCGCCTTACTTTCGAGTTAAAACCTGCTCCTGGGATAACCAATGGAAAAGTGAGCAAGACTATTTAGCTTGGCTCGATGAGATGATCGGGCAGTTCTGGCGAGTGTTGAAACCGTCGGGCAGCTTATATATGTTTTGCAGTTCGTGGCTGGTGTCCGATACAGAGAGTTTGCTGCGACAGCGGTTGAAAATATTGAATCACATAATTTGGGCTAAGCCCTCTGGCCCGTGGAACCTTCAAAATAAAGCCAGCCTGAGGTGTTTCTTTCCGGCGACTGAGCGTGTTCTCTTTGCAGAACATTATGCAGGGCCTTATAAGCCGAAGAATAATGGCTACACGGATAAATGCCGCGAGTTAAAACAAAACGTGTTTAGACCGTTAATCGACTATTTCAGGGATGCTCGTCGATTTCTCGGTATTTCTTCAAAGGCCATCAATCAGGCCACGGGTAAACAAATGTCCAGCCACTGGTTCAGCGACAGTCAGTGGCAGTTGCCGAATCAGCAGGATTATTGCGCTTTGCAGTCTCTTTTTCAGCGTCTGGCGATTGAAAAATGCCAGGCTGGTGGACTGGGTCGATGCTATCAAGACCTTAAGGCGGAGCATCAAGTTTTAAGTAAAAGCTACCATGAACTACAGAATGAGTATTCATCATTACGAAGACCCTTTGTTGTCTCATCCAGCGTGCCGTTTACCGATGTCTGGCATTATCCTTCGGTACCCTATTATCCAGGCAAACACCCTTGCGAGAAACCGGCGGCAATGATGGACCACATCGTTCAAGCCAGCTCACGCGAAGGTGATGTTGTGGCCGACTTTTTCATGGGATCGGGAGCAACGATAAAGGCTGCCATTAAGCACCGACGAAATTTTATTGGGGTCGAACTGGAGGCCGAGCGGTTCCAGCAAACACAGACTGAAATTCTTGAGGCCCATAGCGGGCCTTTTTCTTTTATGCGTTTCCAGCAAGATGGCGACAGGCGGAGATCATGAAAATGCAAAATAGCCCTTATACGTGGTCAGGATGGGTTGAATTATTCCAATCGTGGTGGCGGGGTGATGTGCCTATAGGTGGTGTGCTTTTATCCGTGGTCATGGCAGTACTGCGGGTGGCCTACACTGGAGGCGGATGGAAAAAAACATTTCTTGAAGGACTAATCTGCGGAGGTCTGACCCTCACAGCAGTCTCTGCTCTCGATTATTTTTCACTGCACAAAGATTTGACTCCAGCTGTGGGCGGGTTGATTGGATTCATGGGGGTCGAGCAAATCCGACGTTTGGCATTTCGTTTTGTCGGCAACCGATTAGATGGTGGGCATCGTAATGAAAATAAGTAGCCAAGGGATCGGTTTGATTAAGCAGTTCGAAGGCCTAAGGCTCTCGGCATATCGATGCAGCGCGGGGGTGTTAACGATTGGCTATGGCCACACATCTAATGTGCAGTCGGGACAAGTAATAACCAAAGCTCAAGCCGAGTTGTTTTTAACAGATGATTTAGTAGTGGTAGAGCGGGCGGTTGGAAGACTCGTAAGTGTCTCATTAACCCAGAACCAATATGACGCAATATCATCGTTTGTCTTTAATCTCGGTTGTCGAAAATTCTCTCGTTCAACGCTCCTCAAGAAATTAAGCATAGCTGATTTTGACGGTGCTGCTAATCAGTTCGGGCGCTGGGTGAGGGCAAAGGGAAAAGTGAGCGGCGGTTTGGTAGCACGTCGTAAAATTGAGGCGGAGTTGTTCCTGTTATGAAAACGATAATGATAGCTGCGGCGCTGGCGTTCGTTGCTGGTGGATGCTGGTGGGCAGAGAATTTGCACTGGACTAAAGAAGTATTCCGTTTGCAGAAGAATCATAGTGTTCAACTCAAGGCTATAAGTGATAGGGCATTGATAGATATCAGTGTTGTTTTAGAACGGACACAATTGGCGCAACGGCTAGCCGCTGAGCTTGATAAAAAATATACCAAGGAGCTGGCCGATGCGCTGGTCAAAAATGAAAAGCTCAAGGCTGATGTTACTAATGGTTCTCGGCGGGGGCTGTTCGCCCGCGCCAATCTTGCCACCTGTCAGCTTGCAAAAGATCGAGCCTCCGCAACCGGCAGCGTGGGCGATGCAGACCAAGTCGAACTCTCTGCAGCTGCTGGACGCACTGTTCTCGCTATCCGGGAAGGGATAGTGAAGGACCAAGCGAAATTGGAGTATTTACAGCGGTATCTGGAAATGGTCGCTACAAAAAATAGATTAAAAATACCGGCAAATACGCCAGTATGAATTTATAATTATTGCCAAATTGGAGCAGTAGATGAATCATAAAATTCTATAACAATATTACGAGAGCTTAAAAATGCATTTGCATTAGCAATCGAGCGTAAGTTTGAGTGGGAATTCTCATCACCATAAATGCCAACAAAAATTTTCTCAACGTTACTTTCCTTAATTTTATCGAAAATATGCCTGTCATTTTCATCAATAGAGTGGCCATGGATAAAAAGATTACCGCTAAGCTTTTTTAAAGACAAATAACATGAATTTAAATAAGGGTTATGTTTTATTCGTTCGAGCTTTTTGTCAGCAGTTGGTTCTGAAACGAACAAAGGGAAGTTACCATTATTAAGATTTGTTCTTACTTGTTCAGAGATACTCTCATTTAAGTTACCATTGAAAGCTATTTTATGAATAGATGTTCCGGTATCGTACAAATGAAGACCACCATGTAAAAAGAAGATGCTCTGTTCTTCACGAGCGATCCAAGTTGTACCCATAAAGCCATCAGAATGGTTGTATCCTAATGGGTGTACTTCTGATTTGTTGATAATCCAATAAAGAAGAAGATCATAGTTTAAGGTAAATACTTTATCAAATTGTGAAATAAAAGGCTTTGCTATAGAATATTGAGGGATAGATACTCTGCTAGATCTCGCTGGATGAGTATCTGAAATTACGTTAATTAACGAGTTTTTCAATTGATTTTTATCTTGCTCAAACTCATCAACAAGGTTTAATTGAGGTCTGTAAATTTCACAAATACGTTTAGCGGAATCTAACGATAGCATTATTTTTTCAAAATCAAAAGTATCAAAAATACTGAAAATATGACGAATTGCAACATCACGTGGACCGAAGTTTGCTGAAGCTAACAGGTTTTTATAATTAAAAATAGCCGCATCCCACGATTGGGAAAAACCATTACCTAACAAGATTGATGGAACTGCACCCTCTAGTGAATCAATTTTTTGATCGAAACTTTCAAATGGCATTTTTATTCCTTAATCGGTTATATGGGAAGATTCTATTTAAATAGTATATCTAAAATTTGATAAAACAAGACCTATAAAATAATTTCATCATGATTGGTTTTTTCATTAATTCATTCCCAAGCCCCTATATATCGCAGGGGCTTCATAATGCGCAAGCAAAGCCGCTCAGCTTCCCCTGCCTGCTCACTCTGAGCTTGGTCGCTGGTGGCTTTTTTTATTCCCGCAAAACCTGCCGATTTCCACGGGTCCTCCCTGACATTTCAATTACCGAGAGGGGGAAACATCGCGGAAAGCGGCTGGTTTTTGAGTTTTTATCGCGACAGCAGCAGGTCCCGCAACCGGCTGTAAGCATTGAGGAATTTCTATTTTAACCTGTCGATTTATTGCTGCGGCCGACATCTCTCCCACCTCTACCATCATGATTTAATGAACAAATCTTGCAAATCACCTGTCAGCGTGAGGCGCTATGTCAACGATAAGCAATCTGGGGGATGCCTATCACTGGAGTGTGGCGAAGATTGCTGAAGCATTTGGATTAAACCGCAGCACGGTGAAAAAGCGTTTGCTGGATGCCAACACAACCATCGCCGCCACGGTGCGCGGCAATCCTGTTTACGCCCTGAAAGATATCGGCCCGATTTTGTTCGCCGCCGACGCGCCCGCCGGTCCTGAACGTCAGCACGACCCCTCGACGATGTCGCCCAAAGATCGCAAAGACTGGTTCCAGTCGGAAAATGAAAGGGTGAAGCTTGAAGCCTCGCTCAAGCAGC contains:
- a CDS encoding helix-turn-helix transcriptional regulator; amino-acid sequence: MKLKEYLRVNKIPQHKFALTVGRSQGYISQVLSGRYILRGKVARQWSEATAFQVTPHDLNAEDYPNLTDGIPPDRLSNVTAA
- a CDS encoding DnaT-like ssDNA-binding domain-containing protein; amino-acid sequence: MRDFAKISPTFWMGSTQKKIRELGSEALVVSLYLMTCPHSNMIGLYYLPIIYLAHETGLGVEGAKEGLARAESVGFCRYDPESEMVWIPGMAHSQIGRCLKATDKQCKGVQNTYDLLPDNPYLSDFFLMYRDDYHLHNRRYFTCENPKAPGGASEGLASKENEKEQEKENKTPHSAREEFLPASLDVQIADNFLNESSPMTIEIGDPADFPMTGNWLPQKDFLHRVSGYVADELLNFVMFWQAGGKVFNQAQWEQKFERSIMNYRKQSTRNLRQKTGGLYAKATAGCAFVSNAVRQVRAARNAERIRQGLVVLGDYGDDLCQSLVGKKWGSTHIALDSQGVAVF
- a CDS encoding replication protein P → MSQCSDDQLAFSTKRCMDRCSAGEHWPPDLAEFSAIAGEYSVNPLGLGVEEVMTEYWRYIKHYWKYDTAEDFPWAHPVYYQVCTLMRREGAKRHLSQAELTILAKRQLDKWVKHVEKGFSIPPVRTILNAPVRPVGSTPAQQLAAGQRYVK
- a CDS encoding antiterminator Q family protein, with product MTRLIDEGRDIHTLLELWGAWAASDNSGLDFSNVAAGFRGLLPSTSKTRMQCNDDEGILIDGCVARLKQHRPKEYELVVLHFVYGVSLRAIAKRRKCSDGTVRKDMGMAEGFIEGRILS
- a CDS encoding site-specific DNA-methyltransferase; its protein translation is MKSTLNSDGFNLFNADSLQFIQTLPDNCIDLIATDPPYFRVKTCSWDNQWKSEQDYLAWLDEMIGQFWRVLKPSGSLYMFCSSWLVSDTESLLRQRLKILNHIIWAKPSGPWNLQNKASLRCFFPATERVLFAEHYAGPYKPKNNGYTDKCRELKQNVFRPLIDYFRDARRFLGISSKAINQATGKQMSSHWFSDSQWQLPNQQDYCALQSLFQRLAIEKCQAGGLGRCYQDLKAEHQVLSKSYHELQNEYSSLRRPFVVSSSVPFTDVWHYPSVPYYPGKHPCEKPAAMMDHIVQASSREGDVVADFFMGSGATIKAAIKHRRNFIGVELEAERFQQTQTEILEAHSGPFSFMRFQQDGDRRRS
- a CDS encoding phage holin, lambda family, which gives rise to MKMQNSPYTWSGWVELFQSWWRGDVPIGGVLLSVVMAVLRVAYTGGGWKKTFLEGLICGGLTLTAVSALDYFSLHKDLTPAVGGLIGFMGVEQIRRLAFRFVGNRLDGGHRNENK
- a CDS encoding lysozyme, translated to MKISSQGIGLIKQFEGLRLSAYRCSAGVLTIGYGHTSNVQSGQVITKAQAELFLTDDLVVVERAVGRLVSVSLTQNQYDAISSFVFNLGCRKFSRSTLLKKLSIADFDGAANQFGRWVRAKGKVSGGLVARRKIEAELFLL
- a CDS encoding lysis system i-spanin subunit Rz, translating into MKTIMIAAALAFVAGGCWWAENLHWTKEVFRLQKNHSVQLKAISDRALIDISVVLERTQLAQRLAAELDKKYTKELADALVKNEKLKADVTNGSRRGLFARANLATCQLAKDRASATGSVGDADQVELSAAAGRTVLAIREGIVKDQAKLEYLQRYLEMVATKNRLKIPANTPV
- a CDS encoding DUF4917 family protein, with the translated sequence MPFESFDQKIDSLEGAVPSILLGNGFSQSWDAAIFNYKNLLASANFGPRDVAIRHIFSIFDTFDFEKIMLSLDSAKRICEIYRPQLNLVDEFEQDKNQLKNSLINVISDTHPARSSRVSIPQYSIAKPFISQFDKVFTLNYDLLLYWIINKSEVHPLGYNHSDGFMGTTWIAREEQSIFFLHGGLHLYDTGTSIHKIAFNGNLNESISEQVRTNLNNGNFPLFVSEPTADKKLERIKHNPYLNSCYLSLKKLSGNLFIHGHSIDENDRHIFDKIKESNVEKIFVGIYGDENSHSNLRSIANANAFLSSRNIVIEFYDSSTAPIWQ
- a CDS encoding DUF1441 family protein; amino-acid sequence: MSTISNLGDAYHWSVAKIAEAFGLNRSTVKKRLLDANTTIAATVRGNPVYALKDIGPILFAADAPAGPERQHDPSTMSPKDRKDWFQSENERVKLEASLKQLVPASDVHREMALILKSVSQVLDTWPDKLERDRGWLPDQIAEAQRAIDEIREVMAAEILTAEDVDDE